Within the Miscanthus floridulus cultivar M001 chromosome 2, ASM1932011v1, whole genome shotgun sequence genome, the region CCACGTCCAGGGCATGGGCATCCTGATCCTGTTCAgtcgagctgctgctgctgctgctctgctgaAGATCCTAGTAGAATCATAAGATTTTATTTGATCAGCTCCTATACATAGTTGATGCATGGAAAACAGTTGTAAAATTCGAATTTCATCATATGCCTTATTAATTAGTTACAAGGCTGGTTCTTGCGTTTTCCCACTTGAATTAGACATCTGATTTCCATGGGTGGAAATTTGGGGGGGGCAATTTCTTATATTTTACACTGTAATATTAGCACaaatttttttgaagaaaaagtattaGCACGCACTACATTAAATAAATTACTAGCAGTAGTAATAGTAGTGCTTAATTTCGTATCCCCCGCCGTATTTCGGACAAGAGCGAGGGAAAGCAAGTTGCTGTTTTCTTAGAAATGGTGCGATGCCCAAGCAAGGAGGCAGTCAGTGGAGACTACTAGAAACAGCTTTAGGCCTCCACGTTTACACCATGCCTGTTGGACCGCTCACTGCAATAACGTCAATGCTCCTACGTAAATGCCCTGTTTCGGAGAAGAAGAGCATCGTCTATCTTTTCGCAAGCAAAAATGGCACTCAAATCAAATTAATCAGTAATCACCCCCAAGCCGAGCGAGTCCAGTGAATAGCCCGAGGAATTAATCAATCAATCATCCCCTCACTGTTGAACAGATCAACAACTCACCGCTGGCTCATGTCCATGACCATGCCCTAGCTAGCAAACCAACCCCAATAACCAAGAAACAGAGACTCCACTGGAAATGAACTGAGGACAGCAGGTAATAACAAAGCAAGCAAGATGATATAGATCTCCAACCTTGGCGTCGCCGGACTCCGGCACGGGGATGGTCTTCCCGAAGAGCTTGATGAGGAAgtcccctcctcctccttggcACTCCGCAATCATCTTCTTCGCACTCGATCCAAACAAACACAAGCTCCCGGCTTGCTGCTTTCTTCTCTCCTCTTGCTGCTGCAAGCGAAAGCCGAACGAAGCAGCTAGCTAGGTGACAGACGGacgaggtcgaggtcgaggtcgaggtccCGCAGGTAGGTTCACTTTGCAGCCGGAACCGGAAGAGACGACGAGGCCGGCAAAGAAACCTACGAATGGAATTTGGTCtggtgtgctgctgctgctggccatgGGCAGGGGAAGGCGAGCGGGTATAAGAGGGGAAGAAGTTGGGTGGGGGCCACGGCGAGGGCTGCACAGCCACAAACTCGGCTTGTGGCCTCCGGGGTGCGTTATTTGATTCTCCTCCTCGCTCGCCCTTCGCCTTTTCTGCCCGCGCGTCGCCGTCGTCGGGCAGCTGGCGCCCTCCGCTTGGCTGTGCCTCCCACGCTGCCCCGATCGCTTCCTCCTTTGCCCTTTTTGTACGCCGCTttctttctgttttctttttcttttctttttttttttatgtAGCGCCTCAGGCTTATgctgatttttctttttcttttttccttaatactctctccgtcccaaaataaattttgttttatgtttgtcctaagtcaaactattttaaggtttgaccaaatttacagaaaataaCATCAATATTTGTGACACTAAATAGATAGAATATGAAAATATTTTTCATGATAAATCTAATAAgacttatttgatattataaacattagtacttatttttataaatttggtcaaactttaaaaTGTTTTACTAAAGATAAACCTAAAACATCACTTATTTTAGACCAAGAGAGTAATAAATTAAAAGAAGTAGGATATCTCTACCTGGCGGCAATAAGTGAAACTCCTCCAAAACAACCCCTAAACCCTAACCCGCCAAAGGCGAGAGAAAAGATCTACCGACTTTGCTGTCATACCAACCAAGCAGTGTGCACAGTCAAACCGTCGACACCATGCTCACCGACCATGACGCATTTTTGGCCGAGGTACACACACAACTTCTCCAAGCGCAGGAGTACGCCCAGCGCCACTACGACACTCATCACCGTGATCTGGAGTTTGCCACGGGCAACTAGGTGTGGCTCCGATTGCTCCATCGCCCTTCCCAATCTCTCGTACTCGGCAATCGCGGCAAGCTAGGACCACGGTACGCTGGGCCGTTCCAAGTCCTGCGATGTGTGGGCGTGGTGGCCTACTGTCTCCAACTGCTAGACGGTGCCCGCATCCATGACGTGTTCCATGTGGGCATGCTCAAGCTGTTTCGTGGGACTCCACCGACGACCATCCCGTCGCTCCCTCCACTACAAAACGGCCGCCTACTGCCATAGCCAGAGCGTGTTCTTTGTTCTAGTCTCCGCCGCGGCATCTGGCACGTGCTGGTTCAGTGGGCGGGCCGTGGGCACGCCTGATGCTGAGGCCACGTGAGAGCCAGTTGACGCGTTCTGTGTAGCGCATCCCTCCTTCCGGCTCGAGGACGAGCTATTCCTCGAGGGGGGAAACGTCTACCAGAGGAGGAAGAGAAGCCATGGCTAGGATTGCGCACTAATCGGCAAGGGCAGTGCACGGTGCGGAATGCATGGATGACGCGCGGTGCGCGGTCACCATGGAACTTCAGTGACTCCGACGCTTCATGATGGGATTAGATCAGTTTGTTAGCTCCTTAGATTTTGCATGAGTTTGTTAGGGAATTGTTAATCTTTGCTATATGTACTGAACACTTTGGTTAATAGAAGTCAGATGAAGATTGATCTaatctctccccctctctctcttctctctctctcagcgCACACTCCATCGAGACACGGTGGGCCAGCAGCACGGTGTCTCAACCTCGCCGCCGTCCAAAAATCAAATCCTGGCCTCCCACCTCCCATGACTATGCTCTACGCAGCGGTACTAGCTCCAACACTAATACCTTATATGGTAATGATTCATGGCAACCCTTAAAAGTAGCTAAAGTATCAATGCATTAGTCATATTTTACATGGTGCACACCTCCCAGCCGTCACCAGCTTCTAGGCCACCTCCCTCTCCCATTTCTAGTTGTCTCGCCGGTGGCTAGAGGGGGTGGGAACCATCTCTTTAATAGTAGTACGTGCTAGTAGATCGAATCCTAAGTCTAGGGTTTAGGTATCAAATGTCGTTTATTTCGATGTTTGGTTTTTGGTGCTCCCTTCTTCTCCCTGCTTGTGGCCTCTAGGTGCTATTTTCTCCATCTCGCTCTCATTTGCCTTTTACCTCCCTTGCGTTACCATTGCCAAACAGCTGGCGCCCTCTTCTTAGCTGTGCCTCTACCTTATCCCTTTTCCTTGCATCCAAGTCAGCTTGCTTGCCCATTACCCTTATCGTTTGCTGTTATCTTTTTTTTTCCCCATCTAGCACCCTAGGATCgtgctgattttttttttaaaagaattaGGATCTGCCTATATGGAAATAATAGGTGAAACCTCTCCCAAAATAATCCATAAACCCTAACCCACCAAAAATGAGGAAGAAGTACCGATGCAAGATTGGATTGCAATGTACAAGAGCGAAAAGTGGAGCTGATGAAATTCTCGATTTCATAAGCCCATTTCACCAGAATTGATTGTGGCGTTATCTCAACAATTTGCGCAGGAGCCAAGGCATTTTTTCCCAACACATGAGTGGTGATCTGATGTACAATTTTGTAATGTTTTTCAAATTTAATATTTCTTTATTGAAAAATGAAACGCTCCATTGAGCATTAACATTTCTTATCTTTTGAAATTGAAGCTCATGGATTTCTCCATTTCACAAGCCCAATCATGAGTGGTAATCTGATCTTTTATCCATTGATGTCACTGGGCTATAATATTGCTAAACTTTAGAATATTCTGTTGTAATATATTGATACTGTAGTGGTACTTGTACAAGGTCATTGATGTCACGTGGCATCAATGGTTGTACTGTGGATCCGCCGCCCAATTGACAAGGATTTATTGTGACGTTATCTCAGCAATTTGTGCAGGTGGCTAAGGCAATTTTTCCTAGCATACATGAGTGGTAATCTGATCTACAGTTTGTAATGTTCTTCAAATTAATAATATCTTTCTTTATTGAAAAATGAAACGCTACATTCAGCATTAACATTTCTTATCTTTTGATTATTAGGATTTACGGGGTTTGTGTACCTCGATGGTAAAAAAGTTTGTTGCTGGAATTTATGGCATGCTTACTTTTCAATGGGAGTCTTTTATTTGATTATCATGTTTCACAGTTTAAGGGGTGCCATATGCGCTTTGCCACAGGATAATGGGACTCTGTTTGTGGATAGCTATCCACCACATGTGCTTACCATGTGTTTTCCACTACTACGGAAATGATTTGTAGCAACGTCTCATTTTTTAAGGaacggctctatattgagccacccctacaaatggttcccaaacgagccgcccctacaaatgctatTAGTGTTATGATCCGCCCTTACAAATGGCCCTATTTGTTGGGGTGGCTGACGAGAttctaacatatgggtatgttaagcctcgggtcgaGTGGTTCCCGAACGAAGAAGGCCCCCGACCGACCCCTCTAGGATaatccgggggctcgggggctatacccatcgggtacgctcgcgtgcaccctctggaGAAGATACCCTGTCGGGCCTAACTACGACACGACCACCGCTTGGGGCTTGGGCCCCCAAGCCCCTAGGCTCCTGATCTACGACGACACTTCGGCCCAGCCCTTGACTCCTGCCCTGCCAACGACAccagccaaggcccgggcacaagaagacacACCCCGAGctaccgaggctcgggggctccctggCGCTGCCCCTTGGGCACGGCATTGCCGGTCACTTTCCCGACAAGGTCACgcacggggcgtgacacaagaagacaaagcttccccgcGGCCTCAAGGGGCTCGGAGGCCCCTAGGCCCGCGCATCAGCCCCTGAAGCCGACCTCCTTCACAACCAAGAAGACTCTACAAGGTCCACCTGTGGGAGACCGATTCAAGCTGACAAAGCCTGACTCGCAGAGTGTCAGAACAAAGCAGCCGGACGGcacccaaggcttcttcggctccatgaCACTGCCACGGTCCATAGCACGTCGCTACAAGGCCCTCCTAGACtccggcgcatgtagaccatagactagttcccccaaaccgccatgtaccggacctatctcgttatataagggataaggtcggacctagggggaggaggagaaggagaagatagatcattccattcctcagCCTTGGCTCAGTGTCGAGAGCAAGGCAACTCAacgaggggcaccgagagctccacCACCATatcccatcgtcttcctcctctctgatgAGGGAAAGGCACCACCGACGgcaaggcaaccttaggattagcatcgagctaaccccctaccaaatctctccacaaccctgttgtaaccccctaattttgggtgcttttgagtataaagATCATCAcctactggacgtagggcaccaattggcccaaaccaggataaaccgttgcatccTCTCTGTGAttattgtgttcttgagtccacccaagccacTAGAGACCCAAACTCTAACACCGACTTGAACAACAATGCTTATCGTGGTTCTAACGCTgcgacagctggcgtgccaggtaggggacaaCGTTAAGTGTGATTCTAGCTCTCTACGGTGGCTGGAGCCACACGCCTCATCACTGGAGCAAGCGGCGCCGCCCAAGACGGCAGTGTCCGCTTCCCCGATGAGTTCTTTGTCACGGCCGGCGCCTTCGCTCtgggctaggtcctcaactttgggagccagGCCTATGTTGCTGACTGCTACGGCAAGCGAGCCCTTGGCATCGCCCACTCTGCTAGGGCTTCTAGGAGCAAATCTCAAGGTCATAGCCCGATAGATCCGACACAGTCTGGGCCTGAACCCTACCTGTCAGATCGTCGCCAGATGTTTTACATGCTGGCCAACGTCCACCACTAGATCACCATCGGTGAGGTGCTTCCACTGCCTGACCGCTTCTAGTACTACCTCCCAGACCTACCTTTTGGGATCTAGAACACGACGATGTCCTTTTGATGGAGCTAAAGCACCTCATCAATCATGAGGCGCCACGAAGTGCCATCCTCTCTGGCGTGGTAGGGACCAATGTCCCATCGCTGCACACCTTCCTCAAGATCCTTTCGGGAAGCGACTCGGAGTATGACTCTAATGACATCGACTACAGCGCCCCTCCacgcatgtgctaccacatcgatGGTGAGGTTCTTGCCGATGAGGCGCCCGAGCTCACGACGCCAGACTAGAGTCCCCGTAGCCGCGCAGCCTACCTCTAGGAGAAGGAGAATCACCTATGGGCTCAGCAGGTGAACCTAGAGGCCGCCGAGGCATAGCTCGAGCACCAAAGGTAGGACCTTGCATGGCAGCGAGCTATGCACCCTCTTGGCGATGATGACGACGCCCGCACGGGGGCTCCCAGCGGCCTTTGCTTTCCCCATGTAGCGTACAACATGGTGGCCGCCGCTTGCTGCCTGGAAGACATCTCTGACACGTCGGACCCAAAGACCAACGAGCGGCTAAACGAGGCAAAGCAGCTCCTTAACATCGCCCTcgagcagcaggccgagagctcggtGTCCTAGCGCTACGCCATGCTCTCTCGGCCATCCTAGATGATGGCCACTCACAATGGGGACCGCTCTGATGCTCATGCcccataagtagggggagcagtGGAGACACCTTCGGCAACAGCTTTGACCGGTCGCGGACCCAACACGCCAAGCCTCGGTAGGAGCAAAGGCGTGATCTTTCTCCTCGGCGTCCCCCCACACGCCATCGAATCGGTGACGACCATGACATCCATGACACCATCGAGGCCAGGCGCCATGCTCAGGCACAACCCCATACCCCTGAGCGATGGGGCGGGGGAACTGCCCTGGATCACTTCGGCCCCTTGGTGTTCAAGGTAGCGATCCGAGCAGCTCCCTACCCTAGGCGTTTCCAGCCACCAATGCACATCTCCATGTACGACATTGAGACCAACCCGGATCACTAGCTAGAGGATTACCGCCTCACCATGAAGGACAGGGGGTCAGATGATGACTTCGCCATCTAGTACCTTCCTCTGCTTCTGTCAGGCTCGACCAGAGCTTGGCTCGAGCAGCTCAAGCCTGGCAGCATTCACTACTAGGGGATCTCTACTTCGTCTTCATTGGACACTTCCATGGTATGTACACTTAGCCTGGGAACTCACTGGACCTTCACAATTGTAGGCAAAGGCCCGACGAGACCCTCTAGAAGTACATCTAGCATTTTTCCAAGAAGCGCAACGAGCTCCCCAACATCATCAACGTCGATGTCATCAACGCCTTCATCTGCATCACAACTTATGATGCGCTCATCCATGCGCTCAGTAGCGAGACCCTACGCACAACAtgggagctcctagacatcaccacccaGTACGCCACCAATGAGGACGCGGTCTAGGCCAACTTCAGCGGCAAAGCCAAGGCCATCGGTGGGGACGATAGCGGTGATGACCCTGCCTTATCCTAGCAACACCGCGATACTAGGAACAAGGACCAGAAGCACCGtagggaggagatggtggccgtGGCTGATCGCACTACCGGACCTCAGCCCCACGGGCGAGTCGCATGCCTAGAACACATTAAGAGGGCGCTTGAGGCCCCCTTCCTGTTCCATAGGGGGGAAGGCAAAGCACCTCCTCAAGGACTGCGCtaccatgaagggctacatccATGGCACCCTCGGCCAACATGGCATGGCCTAGAAGCCTATCCTGAAGATTGGTGACCTGGCAGGAGGCGCCTAGGAGGAAGACACCGAGTTTCTAGAGGTCGagtgctgcctcatgatcttcggggctCCCACGTCTACGAATCCTGCCGGCAGCGCCACATCACCAAATAGGAGGTGAACGCCGTTCACACCCTCGCCACTCCAACACGGCTCCAATGGTCCTAGATGGCCATCACCTTTGACTAGGAAGACCACCCCTAATAGTGCCCCTCATCCGGGGCGCTACCCGCTCGTCATTGGCCCGATCGTGGGCACCtcgtgcctcaccaaggtgccaATGAACTAGGCAACAacctcaacatactctacgccAGTACCCTCGTCAAGATGGGCATCCCCCATAACAACCTATGCCCTAGCAAGGCACTATTCTATGGGATCATGCTGGGGAAGGAAGACATGCCCCTCAGGCGCATCCGGCTCAACATCACCTTTGGCCAGCCAAACAACTTCCAtaaggagccactcacctttgaggtggttgactTCCCTAGCGTCTACCATGCCCTCCTCGGTTTACCGTgctttgccaagttcatggccgtccccaactacacctacttgAAGCTCAAGATGTCTGGCCCAAACGGGGTCATCACCACCGAAGGGAGCttcgagcaagcctactactacGAGTAGGACTACATCGCCCAAGCGGCCACGCTCATCACCCCCTGTGATCCTGATGGCTCTAGCCATGATGTAGGAAGGGCGTTGGCAGAGGAAGCAGCCTAGGCAGTAGTGGTGCTTGATCGACCGAGCATCGGCAAGGCAGACAAGGTTCCTAACGATGGTGGTGGCTTGGCTGGCCCCTCCATCCAGGCGCTAGGCCCCCTAGAAGGGGTTGACCCAATCGATATGAGTTctgacctttccccatgagggaaggacAATGCTGAGCCATCCGcccagtgaaaggtcctaatatggctagaggggggtgaatagcatattaaaaacttctacaaagcactagagcaaatTGGTTAGTAACACAAATGGcgcaatgcaattttgctctagctctataagggttgcaagccacctatcctaacaattctagttactatgatcactatcaCACACAACAAGCTagatcactactcactaagctagtctGCTCTCAAAgattaactaaagagccacactaaccaaactaacaagctctcaaagactaactacactagagatcttgacaactagtttgcgggaatgtaaatgagtaagtagggtgattatatcaccgcatagaggagtgaaccaatcacaagatgaacaccaattcaatcaccgggagaataccaaagggcaagagacaaccaatttttctctcgaggtttacgtgcttgccagcacgctagtccccgttgtgtcgaccaacacttggtggttcatcggctaataggtatcacacacatagcccaccacaagaggcagcgcaagaacctacccacaagtgaggtagctcaatgacatgagcaatttactagagttacctttgacACTCCgttagggaaggcacaagacccctcacaagcaacaGATCGAGGCCAGAGACAATCACtaactccgctcaatgatcctccaatcactaggccatctaggtgttggcaaacaccaagagtaacaagctcacgaCTAGCcgaaaatcacccaactagtgccacaagatgatgcaactcaatgcaatgcactagaggctctctaatctcactcaagatgatgaaatcaagtgaacaagtgagtagagtgtgttgctcagcttccaaagagtgtgcacaagtgtatgaggtgccaagagagtggccaaggccgaccactagctctatttataagcccacaagcaaatagagccgttaccctttGGAGCCACCCTCTACAAGGGCATCGGACATGGTGGTGGTGGCACTGTCCTAGGGGTGCCCCCCAATGATCGAATCCAATGGCTAGTTGACTGGTTAGGCGGTCATCggacagggtggcggtggcaccgcccctaGGGTGATGGTGACCACCCAGCCACTACCTGAAAAAACCCCTCTCTCTAGATTTTTATGGCTGTGACACCGCCCTACCAGTGGTGGTGACCAGGCGGTGCACCGTCCACACGATGGTGGTGTACACTGGATGCACCAGTGCCCACGCCCatgctgctgctcctccaccGAGTCTAGGtgggcactgccctaggggtggtggtgccaccaaaCAAGGTGGTGGTGCCCCCAACCGAACATGCCACTCTCGGCCTCCTTACTCGGTCACCGCTATAGGGGTGGTGGTGCATCGGACAGGGCATAGCGGTGCCCCTGTGGCAGCACCCTGAGCCCGGctatgcctccttttcttcacctttttcatcACCTTTGTAAATGTACTCTCCAAGCGTTTCCccatcatgtgcaagtgtgttagcattttcacaatcatttttcaaaggttaatcactttctcaccgattgtgcactaggcctaaatgcaatgcatgaagtccaacacctagtggcactagatgactaaattgtctagttaagaacccctcttaatagtacgaccatctatcctaaatgtgatcatactctctatagtgtcttgatcaccgaaacaaaatccctaattatacctttgccttgatctccataggattttgtttttctcttccttcttttccaagttgagcacttgatcatcatcacttgtggccatctcatcatttcatgtgatcaacatcaccatttgagtgccaccaggcttcacaacttggattgcaccaacctagttCATATCACAACTCATGCCAAAGGTTActgcataggtttcatcaattatgcaaaaccaaactagggctttcaatctccccctttttggtaattgatgacaacctatttacaaagatattcaataaaatctttttggattcatgttgcctACCCAAGCATATTGccatgtgtaaaggttatggacaagtttcataaacctaaaattggtagtattagctccccctacatatgtgctaagagtttggatttgaaagcttgcacatatgcatggatagaAAGTTTGGGagaataatagctaccaaatgatgctaaggtgtaaagaatggacctttgaagcgtgataccaatcggagttgccaatatacaccatccttagcaccattagtaactagacattcacaaaaactagaaaacCCCATGAGAATTATATGAAAGGATCTAGCTTTTACATGAtaagcacaagtctagttactcttcCTATTCTTATGCatactagttttcatttcatcaatcattttatacaatctagcatacaccacacaagcatgaatcaggaatttagaacttgtgtcgtgcaagcaaatatatgtaatgcacatataaatgcaacatacaagtttatgaacttgctccccctacttgttttctttaaattttaattgatccccttacaaagtcatttcatttatttgctccccctatctcttactatctttgtaaattctctccccctttgtcaacaattagcacaaaaggtgagctcaaattttagataccatgtgaagtgaggatcattttcccaatttggttcaatcttgatcacttgcaaaagatatttaactcggtttgatccaagggcaagcttcttcacacctccaaataagggttatcatgcaccatgttgagttaaacacttatagctcatcgtctaaatcaaacactaggttcacaagcccgtaaacatgtcatatgctaccactagatcatttcaaacatataagcaatagtggtaccatacaagcatcaaattcatttgaatttttatgaatgagcgtaagacatgataggaatgactaaatgcactaaagaagtccttagcaatggatgaatgacatgtcaattgattttaccttgctttgctcgaaggagaggcatgtcatataatgggtgtgcatcaacacatatttgagaagtcaagtatgttcaattcattccttagcttgcaaaacctcttctcatcaagtggcttggtgaatatattggcaagttgatcatgggtgcccacactttcaatgcaaatgtcccctttttgttggtgatctcttatgaaatgatggcagacatcaatgtgctttgttcttgaatgttgaactgggttgttggtaagcttcacgacactctcattgtcacatagtaatggcacttgtttgaacttgattctaaagtcactcaaagtagccttcatccaaagtaattgagcacaacaactaccgtccgaaatgtactccgcttcggtggttgaaagtgctacactattttgcttctttgatgaccaagacacaagtgatcttttcAATAGTTGaaatgtgcctgatgtgctctttctctcaactttgcatcccgcataatcggagtccgaatatccaatcaactcaaatctagctcctttggataccacaatccaacattttgtgtatgcttcaagtacctcaatattctcttggtgGCCTTCAAGtgtctttctcttggtgaggctaaaaatctagcacacatacagacactaaacatcacattcggccttgatgcggtcacatagagtaggcttccaatcatagaccgatacatcttttgatccaccatgttgccactagcatcactatacAAGCTTCCaattttatgtaacaactcaaaaatttccaaaaataaaagttgttcaaaattcaaagttctacaactttgcttttataactaccccctaattcggtctacattttgaaatg harbors:
- the LOC136536701 gene encoding uncharacterized protein, encoding MGIPHNNLCPSKALFYGIMLGKEDMPLRRIRLNITFGQPNNFHKEPLTFEVVDFPSVYHALLGLPCFAKFMAVPNYTYLKLKMSGPNGVITTEGSFEQAYYYE